A stretch of Vigna angularis cultivar LongXiaoDou No.4 chromosome 4, ASM1680809v1, whole genome shotgun sequence DNA encodes these proteins:
- the LOC108330328 gene encoding secreted RxLR effector protein 161-like — translation MDDCKETNTPMNQKEKLCKEDGTDKVDEGYFRSLIGCLMYLTATRLDILNVVNIVSRFMHCASELHLKVAKRVIRYVKGTSGFGVKFTRSKEFKLVGFSDSDWGGYVDDVRSTSSYYFTIRSVVFLWNSKKQETVTQSTVEVEFIVATTLVNRALWLRKILIDLNL, via the coding sequence ATGGATGATTGCAAAGAGACAAATACTCCTATGAATCAAAAGGAGAAGTTGTGCAAGGAAGATGGTACTGATAAAGTTGATGAAGGGTACTTTAGAAGTTTGATTGGTTGCTTGATGTATCTTACAGCAACTCGTCTTGACATTTTGAATGTTGTGAATATTGTATCTAGATTTATGCATTGTGCAAGTGAACTTCATCTCAAGGTTGCAAAGAGAGTGATTCGATATGTAAAAGGAACAAGTGGTTTTGGTGTTAAATTTACAAGGAGCAAGGAGTTCAAGTTGGTTGGTTTCTCTGACAGTGATTGGGGAGGTTATGTTGATGATGTGAGGAGCACTTCAAGCTACTATTTTACTATTAGATCTGTTGTTTTTTTGTGGAACTCAAAAAAGCAAGAAACAGTGACTCAATCCACTGTTGAGGTAGAGTTTATTGTTGCAACAACTCTTGTTAATCGAGCTTTGTGGCTAAGGAAGATTTTAATTGATCTTAATCTATAG